GGTTTCTTCGCTTCATCTTTTAAATCAAAATAAGCATCTAGAACGCGTCCACCTATTTTTTTATTAACATATCCTGAAGAAGAATCATTTACTTCTGGAACTACTACAGAAAAGGCTACTTCGGGATTATCATAAGGTGCATAGCCAACAAGGGTTAAATTATATCCATCTCCGATTTGCGCTGTTCCAGTCTTCCCAGCAGCTTGATAATCATCACTTTGGAAGTAAGGATAATGTGTACCTGCGGTTCCATTTGCCGTATTCATAACCATCCACATCCCCTTTTGGACATGTGTCACTTCTTCTTCACTCATTTTAATTTTGTTTAACACCTCTGGAGTGTTTTGGAAAAGAATAGTATTTGATAGACCATCTTTTTCAGAAGGTTCATGAACTTCTTTTAATATGTGTGGCTCAATACGATAGCCGCCATTTGCGATTGTAGAGGTATACTGAGCCATTTGCATTGGTGTATACGTATCATACTGTCCAATTGCAAAATCGAGAATTTTACCGAATTCATTCACACCTCCGTTTAATCCTGCACTTTCACCAGGGAGATCAACCCCGGTTTTAACGCCGAGACCAAACTGGGAGAATGACTCTTTTAGCTCATCGTAAGCTGAAGGGTCATAACTACTACTTTCGTACGGAGCATAGTCATAGTCAGCCATCTTCATCGCGATTTTCCACATATATACGTTTGAAGATCTTTGTAAAGCAACTAGGTCTGATATAGGCCCCATCGCATTAGCCGTATACGAAGATTTTTTACCTTCGTCCTTAAAGTATAAAACTTCATCCACAAGCGTCGTATTCGGGTTAATAACACCATACTGATAACCTGTTAAAACAGTTGCTCCTTTAACAGTCGATCCCATTGCGTAGGAGTCACCGATCACTCCAAACGTTCGGTCTTTAAACTCTCCGTTGCTATATTCCTTACCAGCAAGAGAAAGAATTTCACCTGTTTTGGGATCCATCATGACTACATAGCCTCGTGTTGCCCCATATTGTCTTGCATCACGAAGCTCTTCATCGAGAATTTTCTCGACTTTCTTTTGAAGATCGATGTCTAATGAGAGGACCAAATCGTTTCCTCTTTGTCCTTCAATTACTTTCGGTTCACCAATCGGCTCTCCTGATTTGTCGGTCACGTAGGTTTGCTTTTCTTTTTGACCTTTTAAGTACTCTTCATATTCTTTCTCGAGATAGCTAATCCCCACTTTGTCATTTCTTTCGTAATCTCTCAAACCATAATAATCTAACTCATCTTTAGGGATTGGTCCGACCCTTCCGAAAATTGTTTGAAGAGTATTTCCATAAGGATATTCTCGAGTTGCGTCTGCTTGAATTT
The sequence above is drawn from the Pseudalkalibacillus hwajinpoensis genome and encodes:
- a CDS encoding peptidoglycan D,D-transpeptidase FtsI family protein, with product MNTKKKKNHVPLRLNILFLSVFLLFSTLILRLGVIQIVNGEEYERVSEQTENVTAESTAPRGKMYDRYGRVLVDNNPEFALTYIRTQNTKQAERLELAQKLAGYIEKDTDDVIDRDLKDYWIVTNPEKAKAKLTEKEWEELESSEAYQLQIERINDDDLEEIKNDPQELEVAAIKRAMDTGYALSSQTIKIGLTEDEIAKVSENLGSLPGIEIQADATREYPYGNTLQTIFGRVGPIPKDELDYYGLRDYERNDKVGISYLEKEYEEYLKGQKEKQTYVTDKSGEPIGEPKVIEGQRGNDLVLSLDIDLQKKVEKILDEELRDARQYGATRGYVVMMDPKTGEILSLAGKEYSNGEFKDRTFGVIGDSYAMGSTVKGATVLTGYQYGVINPNTTLVDEVLYFKDEGKKSSYTANAMGPISDLVALQRSSNVYMWKIAMKMADYDYAPYESSSYDPSAYDELKESFSQFGLGVKTGVDLPGESAGLNGGVNEFGKILDFAIGQYDTYTPMQMAQYTSTIANGGYRIEPHILKEVHEPSEKDGLSNTILFQNTPEVLNKIKMSEEEVTHVQKGMWMVMNTANGTAGTHYPYFQSDDYQAAGKTGTAQIGDGYNLTLVGYAPYDNPEVAFSVVVPEVNDSSSGYVNKKIGGRVLDAYFDLKDEAKKPIEANKKETE